attttcttttggttctATGTGACAAATATGAGTAGCATACATGTAACCCCTCATGAAAATTCTTATATTGCAAATTTGTGTGTTTTCTCTGACGGAATCAAACGGTTTCTATAGCAAATTTATGTGTTTTCTATTATATGCCATTCAATTGATGCCATGCCATTCGGTTCATACGATTTTTTTCTATTACCGTGTCTTTAAAATCTTGTGAATCAAGGAGGCCTAGCCCTTACATTACGTTGGTTGTTTGACATGAATCATCGGAGTACAATATTCTCTACGTTGCTCTACTCTTTTAAAATCTGCATCTTTATGGAAAACATTTTAtgggccagttcttttcggctttcTGGACCGGCTTTTCCGAAAAGCCGCTCTCCCCTAGCTTTTTGGAGAAGccgccacctaaatttgattaggctgCCAAATTAGTTTGCCTAAACAACTTTGGAAACCTAGCTAAATCTGAAATGCGGCTTCTACAGGAAGCTAGGTGGGGGCAGCTTCTAGGAGAAGCCAGTcttagaagccgaaaagaacgcagCCTATACTTTGCTGTAGTTTCACGTGGTTCCAATCTAAATATCCAAAATTGTATGGTATTGAAgttatggattttttttcgcTCCGCTCTTTTTAATCTACTTTTGTATCTAAGCGGTGAAAAGAATAAGGGGAATGAATAATTAAACACCCCTCTAAGCCCTTGTTTGTCAGCAATGAGCAAAACCACATATTGATGAAAAGGAATTGAAGGAAATTAAGATGAATTACGATCCTTCATCATATTTCCCATTTCCCTTGGGTAAAGACATAGATgattcaaacaaacaaagtcTAATTGGGGAAATTCGGGAAGCTAAGCGAGCAAGTCTAAACAAACAAAACCAGATACTTTGTTACCGAACATAACAAAAAGGGGTCCAAATCTAACGGTGACATCCATACATTGGGCCACCTAATTTCGAAGGAGAGtattccatatttgccactcaaattttgcccGTATGTCCAAATGCCACTCAAAATTTCCTTGTTCTAAAgttgccactcaaattttgtacaGGTTACAAATAAGCCactaccgttagttgaccgctagttgaccgttaagtaaGAGATAAAAAGACAATTTTGCCTCTAGATAATATGTTGATTTCCTTTAcaagaaaatatttatttcagaGAACTTATAATTTCAGATTTTCACGATGTCAGTAACACACAATATCGGAGTAAATTTCagcaaaaaattgaaatgaatAGTAGTGATTTTGGCATAAAAAGTTGAAATGAGTGATAATGATTACTGGCTCCTCATGGTGCCACGTCATCTTCTCTTCCcgatacaattttttttagaacttcCGCTACAGTCGCACACACGTCACACACGTCGTGTGTCCGCTCTCCTGCGCCATGGGCTGTTCAGGTTCAATATGGGCCATTCAACACTTCATTCAGGCTATGGGCCCTCAGCAACTCCGCGATTGGCACATGATTGCCCTGAAATTTACTAGACCATATGGCTGCCTAATTACTGCAGATTTGTTTCTCTAGTGATTCATCAATCATGACCCGCTGCAAATGTGGACCCAAGGGTATTTTGGTCAATATGAAAAAATTGATAATTGTTCATCTCTTACTTAATGGTCAACTAGCGGCCAACTAACagtagtggcatatttgtactctatgcaaaatttcaatgGCAAATTTGGAACAAGGAAATTTTGAGTGGCATTTGAGCATATggacaaaatttgagtggcaaatatggaattctctcaTTTTGAAGATGTTCATCGACCCTTTTCTTGGCACTTCAACTTTGCATGCGGTCGCCCCAAAACGGCAATGTCGAACTCCCATGGCCGTGGTGTGGTATTGTTCATTTTCTCGGTATTGTTCATTTTCTCTTGAGACAGTTCAAAGTTCCAAATATCATGAAATTTTGTGGATGCGAAATTGTATGCCATGGCCGTGGTGTGGTATTGTTCATTTTCTCGGTATTGTTCATTTTCTCTTGAGACAGTTCAAAGTTCCAAATATCATGAAATTTTGTGGATGCGAAATTGTTGTGCATACGACTTTTAGAAGTTCGCGACGTTCATGTGTCCATTTTTCTATCCAACTATTCTTTCGGCCATGACTGGAATCTAGGACCGGCTTGACCTCCCAGTCAGATGGTTGTTGAACAAAAAAACGTCGGACACATCACGTTGTTCTTTAATATGTGAACTATATAGGAGCTCTGTCTTTGATATCGACAGGGACACTTcaaagttttcaaaaaatgtctaaaaaCTATTTTTTGATATATTTCATGCTTTGGTATCTGAAATATGTCCAAACTATGgcattaaaaaaataccaGAGTTAAATCGGCAATATCAATTTAAGTGTGTAATTCTTGTTTCTTGCACAGAACATGGTCTTTTATTATCGAAATTTTACAAGGTAACAaatatattcgcaatttctgAAAATGTAAATTTGGAGCCACCGATACTCACAGAAGTACTCATTTTTCAGGACCCTTTTGATTCACATGATTGAAAAAGAATACGGGAATAAATAAAAATGGAGCATTGTTGTGTCATGTCCACTTGAACCctgtataatttttgtttgccccaatgtttgtttgattgcatcAATGGATTTGTACCAAGAGGTTGGACTGCATAGAAAAATTTCTCATGAAACGGAGTACAAATGAATAGTTTGAAAAAATCCTACAGATTTCAAAATTCGTATGAAAATCGGTTGAATAGAAAAGGCCTTATtaagaggaagaaaaaaaagatcaaatgCCACGCCTCTCTAATCCCTCGGATTCCAATACTCTCCTTTTACTCCTTCCGTCTTTATAAGCCGTGTGCGCTTCTGTTTCGttgtcctgcgccggcgctAGCCCaaccaagcaaagcaaagaaacaacaatggccgccttctcctcctccgcctctcgCCTCAACCAGACAGCCCCGCCCTTCTTCCCGCAGGCAGTCCTCCCCGCGCCCGCGGTGGCTCCGCATCGGTGTTTCCAGCCGCCCCAGCTGCACATGCCAGAAGCGTACGGGTGGTGTCCCGTTGCTCGCGGCTGCTGCAGCTACTGGTGCCGCAGCGCGGGGTTCCTCTCCGTCTCCGGGGTATGGTCCTGCGCgttccccccgccgccgccgccgccgttgctgtGCCATCCGGGGTACTGCAACTTCCCGGCGCTGCCGCCGTTGCTGTGCCTGTGCCATCCGGGGTACTACAACTTCccgactccgccgccgccgccgccgccgccgcagcagcggcCGTCCTGCTTCATCACCGACCTcagcagcgaggaggagcaggagattTCCCCACGCTCCGTCCTCACTGTCAGGAACAGCTGCAAGGAGCTGCCCAGCTCGCCGCTGTCTCCGGCGCTTCCgcggcggctccggcagcTCCCTGCCTTTGAAGGAGCGAAGAAAGCGCCCCCCTCTTCCCCGCGGTGCCCACGCCTCGCCTTCGATCCCACGGCGGATGTTACGTCTCTGATGATTCGCAACATCCCCAACAGTTTCACGTACTAGCTAGTTCTTTCTTCGATTCTTCTCGCACGAACTAaactagcagcagcagtagtgcagtacttgtttggttttgatttatttttcttctttatttctGTTGGACATTGCAGGAAGAGGAGATTCATAGCCATCCTGGACCAGCATTGCGCTGACGAGAACGCCAagctcgacggcgacggcgacggcgtcaAGTCGGAATACGACTTTCTCTACGTCCCCATCGACTTCGGGTACTACTACTTGTGCTGTTTAGTTCCCCTTCCAAACACCAGTTCCTTTCCATACAATCATGCCACTACTTTCCAGCTAGGGTTCTTGATTGTATCCGATCTGAACATCTGATTCATATTAATCCTTCCCCAACTGGTGCATTTGTCTGATGCGTCTGTCTTTTGCGTGCAGGACGGGGTCCAACAAGGGATACGCTTTCGTCAACATGAcgacggctgcggcggcgcggcgcctcCACGCACACCTCGACGGCCACCGCTGGCAGGTCGGGAGCCGCAGGAAGGTGTGCGACGTCGTGCACGCGCGCGTCGAGGTAACCACTTTACTCTGCCGGCCGATTCATCTTCATCTCTGCGTTTTTCTTGTGTGGATTCGTGTGCTAATCAACTAATGCTGGCCGCCGATTTGCTTGCTTCGGGTTTCGCGTGGCATATATGCAGGGGCTGGACGGCCTGGTGGAGCACTTCTCCGGGTCGCGGTTCCCCTGCTACGGGGAACGGGAGTTCTTGCCGGTGCGCTTCGATCCGCCGCGGGACGGCGTCCGCAAGACGGCGGAGCGCGTGGTCGGACGCCTCCACCACCGTCCCCGCTGATCGAACACCCGACCGGAGATCTATCTTGCATTCTATCTTTTCCTCGCAAGGCcgtggatggatggacggatAGAACGGGAGATAGATTTCATCTTATAATCTGGTTTAGATGTTGGTCGGTGTCGTCCTAGCTACAGACCCCTTGTCGACTTGTCGTAATGTATGCCATGCATCGGGCCGGTGCAACACCTTTATTATGCCCTCTTAATTCGCGCGTTCATGGGAAAATTCTCCCCGTTCGGCCTGGAAAATTTGGAGAAGCCTAGCGTATATCTCCGTTGTAAAACGAATGCAAAATGCCGGCGAAACTCCTGTGAATCGAAGAGGGTCCCAAATTCTAATCTTATTACTACTATGTCGCATGTGTTGCTTCGTATGCTATGCTAATTAATATCAGAGAACCACCGTAATTCGAGTTGTTATTTTGTATGGTGTCTGATCATACTTCAGGTTTGACATCTTACTCTGCCAACACCAAACATGAAACATGCATGCTCGTTTAATTTGATACTCCGTGCGTGCGGTACTGTTTGTATTTCTCTTTGCAAAAAGTGTGTTGGATGTGAATGATTTGAATTATCGAGAGTTTTATTTTCTGCGGGGAACGTATTGAGAGTTGAGGCCTTATTCTCAATACAACCCCTTCTCTGATGGTCTTTTCacgttttttcttctatttttttttctcttgtctaatctttctatttttctttctcctgcgTTCCATCGGTGAGATAGTGCGAAATGGTGAAATCTTCAGCCAATTTCAAAACACCTAGTGTTGTTCGGATTTCTCGCGGCCGTGCGAGACAGCACAAACGTCCAAATGGTTTGCATGTTCCCCGCTGCCTCGAGAAAGATTTCGCCGATTCCTTCGGTGAGAATGTGCGGAATTTTGTGTACCACTACAATGTGAAATTCCGTCGCGATTCAACGGTGCAATCTCcgaaaaattgcaaaacaccGAGCGctgtttggatttctcgcAACCGTGCAGGACAGCACAAACGTCAGACTTGTTTGCATGTTTCCTGCTGGTTCAAAAAGTATTTTGCTGGTCCCTTTGGTGGAACTGTGCGGAATTGTGTCTATTACAAGCTCGTGAAATTTCATCACGATCCAACGGTACAATCTCcggcaaaataaaaaacatctagtgtTGTTCGGAACCAGGtggaaagaagagaaaaaaatattaattaatgTACATCATGCTCTTCTTTATGAAGTGGTACGGAGTGATCTGGACCGTCCTTATGTTTTTGTTGGGAGAGAGGGTGTATTGAATCAGAAGTCTTGAGAGTTTTTTACTGTGAGCATGCATATTAATCActgtttttctctttatttattCTGGTTTAGGATTTACTACTTCCTCCTATTCATATAGACGTAtttaaacatatatacatctatatttgagcaaatttgagacaagtaatatgaacCAGAGGATTACATGATTTTTGTGGGGATAGTTTTCATATAGACGTAtttaaatatatatacatccatatttgagcaaacttgagacaactaatatgaaCCGGAGGATTACTTGATTTTTGCAGGGATAGTAAGCGAGCAACCACTTTTTCTGGTGAAGAAAAAACTAATTCTCAAACATCTTTTTTACTCGTTTCTCAAACATCACTGGCCAATGCCCATTGGGCGAGAATAGGCTTTGCAGTTTCCTGGCTTCATCTCACTATTTGCATGGAAGCATGCATGTTTGAGTAGTTTTAGGACGTGACCGGAGAAAAATACGGGCAATGGTACATTTTAAATAATTAACCAATGCAATATTTACAATAGTTAGACGATGCAAACAAGTTTGCTCGCCGCAGCCCGCAGGTGACACGGTTCGAACAAAGCagtacaacttttttttccagagAATAAAAGCAGTACTGTACAACCTAACGTGGCATGGCAGCACAAACACTTTGCCAAAGAAAATCCAGAACTGGAAGCAAGTGCTGGCTACACTACTATGTTGATTCGGTGACAAGTGATCTAGTTGATGTATAACAACGACTGCGAGGGATTGAGCAGGTGCTGACAAAATGCACTAGTATAGTTTACCACACGTAAAAATCGCATTATATGTCTAAACATCAGGTTAGTGCGATGGTCGTATACTGGCGAGCTCGAGGGATGCAGATCGATGACCGAGCTAGACTAATTAAGCTCCTCTCGGCTCGTATTGAAAAACAAGCGAGCTAGGTGTTGGCtcgtatactccctccgttacttAAAAAATATCATACTCCATTAGCTTTCATCAAGACAACGCTTTGATCATAAATTATTATATAAAAATGTGGTAtatatatgacatgaaatcacaagtatcatgaagtacttttgataacgaatataacgatactaatttcatgtcatataaattaCATCTTgatatagtaatttgtggtcaaaacaTTGTCTTCATGAAAGCTTAATATGACATCTTttaaggaatggagggagtaacgaTTTGGAGGAACTTTTGAACTGGATAAACAACCAAAATTTACTACATCATCGGACgtaatttttcaaaattcgCTGCTTGTGTTCTTAATTACACATATATGCCATGTTTTCAAATAGACGAAACTCGTCGCTCCCTCGCTCCCTTACTCGCGCAACTCGTTCAGCGCCCTcgcagctcctcctctcccctccaCTAGCTCCGTGGCTACTCCCCCTCTCCGGATTCGGCGCCTAcgctgcttctccttcctggagtcgtcgccgccgcctcccctccaTGCGTAATTGTCCTTCCCCGCCACCACCCCCGAAGGAAAGCTAGGCAAAGGCCGGATTCGGAGCCCACactgcttctccttcctggAGTCGTCGCCGCGGCCTCCCCTCCATGCGTAATTGTCCTTCCCCGCCACAACCCCCAAGAAAAGCTAGGCAAAGGCTGGATCCAGAGGCCGTACTGCTgcgcgccgccggcaggcttgCCGGCGCATTTGCGCTCGTCGGCGatgatttctttcttttctaatTTTTCTGCAAATTAAAATAAAGGCTAAAACCAAAagttaaaaaattaaaagtcaaaaaacaaaaactgaagTTTTAGAAGAAAAGGTTGAAACATAAATTTAAAAAACAGGCCAAAACAAATTAATCGAGGAAAGGGGTTGTCGCAATTTGTTCACCAACTTGGCTCATGGTGATTGTCCACCAAATAGTTATGATCTAATGTTTACTTTACACTCATCAATCTATTTAAGGTATAATTTTTTATTCAATATTAGTCATGCTTGCAAGATCTCACACTACCAGGATTCCAGAGTTTGGTGTCGGCTCAAAACCGTTAGAAATAGCCTAAAAACCGGCAGAAATATAATTCGTGTCGGTCAGCCATCACGCAAATACTGTCAGAACTGGCGGGCCGGAGAAAAACCATTTGCGTGTTGGTGACCCGTCACAAATGATATTTCTGGCAGATATTTCTGATGGTGGCCGACacaaaaacattttggtgTGCGGTTTCGTCAACTTTTAGTTTGATGGCTAACCCGTCAGAATTAAACAACAGGAAAACAATTTCTGTCGGTTCAATCGACAGAAATATCCGTTTTCTGACAGTCCAGTAGCCGACAAAGAAATAATAATGCCGTCAGAAAAACATTCTTTCTGACGGTCCAATAACCGACAGAAAAATGAACacattcagaaaaaaaattcacaattGGGATCTGCAGAAATTTAATAAATAGTTCTAGATCAGTATTTTAATTGCAAGATATACGCACAACAATTAAATGCATGACATCAATGGCACATTGCATTCATCCAAATAAGAACCCGCAAAAGTCATACTAGACATCATTTTGTGTCAACATCACCATATGCTACTAGGTTCAtccatcaaaataaatacatcacCGCGCTACTAGGATCAGCATCGGCTTCACTGTCAACATCAATTGTTGGTCAAGGCTCCAAGTCAATAGTAGTGTCATTGATCTCCACATTGATCAGCATTGGTTCCAGCACCATCCATTCCATCACTTTGGATCTAGATTAATTAAATAGGTCAGCCCAATTACAAAAGTACTGCCATCAGTTTCTTGGCACCATCAACATTTCAATTATGTTATATATCCATAGTTGACGAATATACCTACCTGAAACTGTATTTGCACTTGTTGCCGACGAGGGAATAAGTGTGCTGGTGGTTCTTTTCCAAGCTCAGTAAAAAGCGGCTGCATCCATATGTGCAGTTCAAGAATTAATGGAAAAATTAGATAATCATCGTCGCACTTATGTGCTGAAAGTCATATCGTGCCACAAGTATTCTCCTTGAAATAAACTTGCCCAATGCAAGCTAACACATGATATTTGAACCCACTCACGGATTGGTAACCGAGTGAATACTTCTACAAGGAGATGTTCAGGGAGACTACCAATTGGTCCATCACTTCTGTCTGCCATAAGGCTATCCGAGAAAGGACAAAGGATAAGTCCATCATCAATAATATAACAACCTATTGCTCCATTGACTGCTAAATACAATAGCATGAGTCAGAGAGAAACAGATTCTCCAGAGAGCAAAGAAACTAGACTTGTAAAGTCTATTTGATACAAAAATGGGACCTTTCGGATCAACGTATATACAGAAGAATATTCAATGCAAGAAAACAACAATACTCTGGGCTCCAAACCCTTCCAGACTTAACAATATTAGCTTTTCAGATTGCATAACTGAACAATTAAGTGGAGTACCACTTGAATTCATAGCACTTAACAAAGAAATTATGTAGCAATAAGAGCTACTACCGAACACCCATTCAACTACAACACTTAATTTCTGTCAATTGCACATCACTCACAAAGTCACAATTGCACAAGCACAACACTCTATTTCAGTCAAAATGTAAAATTGATAGAACAATACAACATTCAAATTTATAGAACAGTACAACATCCAGATGGAAGGAGGGATAGAAGGAGAGGAAACTCACCCGGATGTCAGCCGAATCCCGCGGCTGTGGGCCCCAGGGCGGGCGGATCTAGGCCGGTGAGGACACCGGGAGGCGGGGTGGCGCCGTTACGGCGGCAGCTGTCGGCGGCGAAGGGGTCGGGGTGGAGATGGTCCCTGGGTAGGTGGGCTGGGGACGGGGCCGCCGTCGCGCGGGCACGTGGGGAAGGGGCGGTGACCGGGGACACCTGGATctgacggcggcggggtcggggaAGCCCGAAGCCGGGCCGGGGCCGGCTCGTCCGggtgggggaggagggcggcgctcGCGGGGTGAGGGAGGCACGCACGGGGTGAGAAGAGAGTAcagggggagggaggcggctgGGGGAACAGGGGGGGAGGCATGAGGAGAAAGTGAGAAGGAAAGGAGGGGGTATTTTATTTATACCACCCCTCAAACCCTGGGGcacaatttttgttttgtttttcagaacaaatttgaattacttttGAAAATCGTTAGAAATTCATTTACATGAGAAAAggtataaaaaaaatttaaaattcgAAACCTTTGGACACTAGCAATTAAGTATGTTCTAATATGTGTGAAAATTTAATATGTGCGCTTTTGAACCATAAAACTTGTgcttgcttcacaaaattcaccattttttgcatttagaaattgaaaaatcattttttctgATGAACACCACGTGATATTATTGTTACAACATGTTAATAAATTGAAATGAAGACTACATCAAACAGAACCACATTGGTTGGATTTGTTATTAATTAGTTATGAGTTGATAAGCTTCATTTGCATTACTAACTTCACACTCTCATTCCAAAAGATCATATCACATCCTATGAGATGCCACCATTACAGTGCAATGTATAGTCATTGTTCTTTCAATTGGATTCAAAACATTATGGCAACCTTGTTAGTTCCTAAATGGACTCCTAGTtgattttcatatttttcGGAGCACATTtgggtgttttttttataaataaatttgGCTAAAATACATATTAATTCTACATAATAGCCAACAAGTATAAAAAATTACCATACTCAAGTAGAATCTATAAAATATAGTCCTATGcatgttcaattttttttagattctTTAGAGCAAGATATATGATAGTTGCTTCACAAAAGTGataaaaaacaatatttgtgACGGTGTTATTTTTGTGACGGGTACATCATCACCGCCACAAATATGTGCTTGTTGTGACGGTGAATCGACACGTAAATAGTTAAAACCGACACGAAAATGTTGATTTTCCGTGTCGGGTTCTGGTGCCCGACACGGATATTAATATTTTCGTGTCGGCAATATTATGCCCGTCACAAATATGATTTTTGTGACGGTGATAACAATCGCTGTCACAAAAATAAAGCACCGTCACCAAACTCTGGTATCCTAACAGCGATCATCATCAAGAATAGTTGGGTTTAAACACATTTTAAATTGGATGTGCCATGCATTTTGAGGTTTTAAAAAGTAGAATTAGAGCTAGtgctatgcatgcatgttattAGCCCGAAGTACTATGCATGCAAAATTAAACTAGTTACATGCATTTTGTCAGGTCTGCCTCACACACCAGAACAGTCTTGTGAGGGAAAGAAAGTACGAAGATGACTAAATCACATAAAGAACAAAATAATATTACCTAGGTGGATATCCTACATGGCGATTTGTCGAGTATTCcatccgtctcatattaaatgactttctattacatatatatagacattttttagacacatatacatttatatttagacaattttttttgaaggaaaaacaCTTCCATTAGACCAGAGACACCACACTATCACACGCACACCCGAAGACCGACTGCATCTGGCATGGCTCGCAAGGGTGTGCGCCAGCAGATTACCCGCCCGATTTACCCAGCTACAAGTATGGCGACCAAAGGAATCAAGGAGATTATTAACTTCCCGTGTGATGAAGCAGCTTACCGTCCTGTCCGACCCCGGGTTCAACAGGCTTCCAATGACCAGCTTGCAATCAGACTCCAGGTGTACGCTGTCGTTTGCGAACTGACGGAGGGAGCAGATTCCATGACGCGCCGCCAGGGCCTCAGCCTCCGAAGCTGAGCTGCAGGTGCCCGAAGAACCCCACGCGAACGCAATTACTCCGCCATCAGGGGCTCTGAGGACAGCTCCCCACCAGGCTTCCTTCGTCCGCTCCAGATAGCTAGCATCGACGTTGAGCTTCTACCAAGAGTGCTCAGGAGGGAACCAAGTATCCGTTGAGTGGCTGCAAGAAGACCCCTCGTCGCGAGGGTGCCCGCGCTCACCATCCTCGGCGACAGAAGTACTGGCCAGCACCGACTTTGACCCATCTGTGACATCGAAGCAGCCGAGGAGGACGGAATCATTGCACTTCAGGTTCTCCATAGCCGAAGAGTAGCTACAAATGAACCTAACAGACTCTTCGATCGAAGCAGTTCCGGTACCGAAAATGGAATCATTTCTCAGATGCCAGGCCCTCCACCAAAGGAACAGGAGGCGTTGCTTCGTCGGAGCATCCACCGAGTCCAGGACAATAAGAGCCCAGTTCTCACCGATATCACCCAAAGCACTATCTTCCGGGAGGTTCCAATCTTGACGCATACGTTGTCGTAGCCCTCTAGCTTTAGTACACTCCATAACGGCATGGTAGGCGGTCTCATCTTCCATCCCACAGATGGAGCATGTTGGGATGCTTTTGCCGATACGACGACTGCGTGGAGATTGAACAGCAAGCGAATTGGTAGCCAGCGAATTTgcatcacttaatatgagacggaaaAAGTACAAACCTTAACGcggtgcaaacttgcaaaccaTTCACGTGTATTATCGGTTGTGAACAAAGGTGGAATAGAACATCCACCGCTTAAACACGTTTTGCACATAATTCTTGTATTTATACCACGCTTGGCCGGTAGCGCTTGGTTTTTACACTTTGACCAGCTCCTAATATAATTTCACGACAAAGTTTTGTCACATTTTCTTTCCCGGCGGGCCATAGCTGCATCCTGCCATTAATGGGATGCGAAGCCGGCGAAAGCAGGGCGCGCCCCTGCACAACCCGCCGTCTCCGTTCCTTGCTGTTTTGGTTTTTGTAGGGGCGCAGAGAGACGAGGAGAGGCACAACCGTGGCTTCGATGTGACAATGCATCCCCCCGATCTGTGCGGTGCGACGGATGCTACAGTTGTGGGCACGCGGATGCAGAGGGGCAGGGCAAGGCCAACATTGGGACGT
This is a stretch of genomic DNA from Brachypodium distachyon strain Bd21 chromosome 1, Brachypodium_distachyon_v3.0, whole genome shotgun sequence. It encodes these proteins:
- the LOC112270077 gene encoding protein MEI2-like 6, which encodes MPEAYGWCPVARGCCSYWCRSAGFLSVSGVWSCAFPPPPPPPLLCHPGYCNFPALPPLLCLCHPGYYNFPTPPPPPPPPQQRPSCFITDLSSEEEQEISPRSVLTVRNSCKELPSSPLSPALPRRLRQLPAFEGAKKAPPSSPRCPRLAFDPTADVTSLMIRNIPNSFTKRRFIAILDQHCADENAKLDGDGDGVKSEYDFLYVPIDFGTGSNKGYAFVNMTTAAAARRLHAHLDGHRWQVGSRRKVCDVVHARVEGLDGLVEHFSGSRFPCYGEREFLPVRFDPPRDGVRKTAERVVGRLHHRPR